From the uncultured Trichococcus sp. genome, one window contains:
- the dnaK gene encoding molecular chaperone DnaK: MSKIIGIDLGTTNSAVAVLEGGEAKIIPNPEGNRTTPSVVSFKNGEIQVGEVAKRQAVTNPNTISSIKRHMGVAGYKVEVEGKSYTPQEVSAMILQYLKGYAEDYLGEKVDKAVITVPAYFNDAQRQATKDAGKIAGLEVERIVNEPTAAALAYGLDKTDKDEKILVFDLGGGTFDVSILELGDGVFDVLSTAGDNKLGGDDFDNKIIDYLVAEFKKENGIDLSNDKMAKQRLKDAAEKAKKDLSGVTSTQISLPFITAGDAGPLHLELTLTRAKFDEITYDLVERTKGPVRQALKDAGLATSEIDEIILVGGSTRIPAVIEAVRKEAGKEPNKSVNPDEVVAMGAAIQGGVISGDVKDIVLLDVTPLSLGIETMGGVFTKLIDRNTTIPTSKSQVFSTAADNQPAVDVHVLQGERPMAADNKTLGRFQLTDIPAAPRGVPQIEVSFDIDKNGIVNVRAKDLGTQKEQTITIKSSSGLTDEEIEKMVKDAEANAEADKLRKEEVELRNEVDQLIFQTDKTLKELEGKVDADEVKKAEEARDELKAAVEANDLEQMKTKRDALNELVQNLTVKLYEQAAQAQQQEGAHDTATDDGVVDADFEEVDDK, translated from the coding sequence ATGAGCAAAATTATCGGTATTGACTTAGGAACAACAAACTCAGCTGTAGCAGTATTAGAAGGCGGAGAAGCTAAAATCATTCCAAATCCAGAGGGAAATCGCACGACACCATCTGTCGTTTCATTCAAGAATGGCGAAATCCAAGTGGGCGAGGTTGCAAAGCGCCAAGCAGTTACCAACCCGAACACAATCAGCTCCATCAAACGCCACATGGGCGTTGCTGGCTACAAAGTGGAAGTGGAAGGCAAGAGCTACACGCCGCAAGAAGTTTCAGCGATGATCCTTCAGTATCTGAAAGGCTACGCAGAAGACTACTTAGGCGAAAAAGTTGATAAAGCCGTCATCACAGTTCCAGCTTACTTCAATGACGCACAGCGTCAAGCGACTAAAGATGCCGGAAAAATCGCCGGTCTGGAAGTAGAGCGTATCGTCAACGAGCCGACAGCTGCAGCTTTGGCATACGGTTTGGACAAAACCGATAAAGACGAAAAAATCCTTGTATTCGATTTGGGCGGCGGTACATTCGACGTTTCCATCCTTGAATTGGGGGATGGCGTGTTCGATGTATTGAGTACAGCCGGCGACAACAAATTAGGTGGGGATGACTTCGACAACAAGATCATCGACTACTTGGTTGCAGAATTCAAGAAAGAAAACGGAATCGACCTTTCAAACGACAAAATGGCGAAACAACGTCTGAAAGATGCTGCCGAAAAAGCAAAAAAAGATCTATCAGGCGTAACTTCAACTCAAATCAGCTTGCCGTTCATCACTGCCGGCGATGCAGGTCCGTTGCACTTGGAATTGACGCTTACCCGCGCTAAATTCGATGAAATCACTTATGACTTGGTTGAACGCACAAAAGGTCCTGTACGCCAAGCATTGAAGGATGCTGGTTTGGCCACTTCCGAAATCGATGAAATCATCCTGGTCGGTGGTTCAACACGTATCCCTGCAGTCATCGAAGCAGTCCGTAAAGAAGCCGGCAAAGAGCCGAACAAATCCGTTAACCCGGATGAAGTTGTGGCAATGGGCGCTGCCATCCAAGGCGGAGTCATCTCCGGTGATGTAAAAGACATCGTATTATTGGACGTTACACCTTTATCATTAGGAATCGAAACAATGGGTGGCGTGTTCACTAAATTGATCGACCGCAATACGACGATCCCTACAAGCAAATCGCAAGTCTTCTCGACTGCAGCCGACAACCAGCCTGCAGTTGATGTGCATGTGTTGCAAGGTGAGCGTCCGATGGCAGCCGACAACAAAACCTTGGGTCGTTTCCAATTGACGGATATTCCAGCAGCACCTCGCGGCGTTCCTCAAATCGAAGTATCATTCGACATCGACAAAAACGGTATCGTCAACGTTCGCGCTAAAGACTTGGGAACGCAAAAAGAACAAACGATCACCATCAAATCATCTTCCGGTCTGACAGACGAAGAAATCGAAAAAATGGTGAAAGATGCGGAAGCGAATGCTGAAGCCGACAAATTGCGCAAAGAAGAAGTTGAATTGCGCAACGAAGTGGATCAATTGATCTTCCAGACTGACAAAACATTGAAAGAGCTTGAAGGCAAAGTCGACGCTGATGAAGTGAAGAAAGCCGAAGAAGCCAGAGACGAACTGAAAGCAGCGGTTGAAGCGAATGATTTGGAACAAATGAAAACGAAGCGTGACGCTTTGAATGAACTTGTTCAAAACTTGACCGTCAAACTTTATGAGCAAGCTGCTCAAGCGCAACAACAAGAAGGCGCGCATGACACAGCAACCGACGATGGTGTCGTAGATGCCGATTTTGAAGAAGTAGACGACAAATAG
- the hemW gene encoding radical SAM family heme chaperone HemW has translation MAAAYLHIPFCEHICFYCDFNKVFLEGQPVDEYVDALIKEMQLSKQLHPEETISTFYIGGGTPTTLKERQLERLLNGIRSTYSLPKGAEFTMEANPESVSFEKLKIMRDYGVNRLSMGVQSFNNDILKKIGRIHTAEQVYTSVANARKAGFENMTIDLIFRLPNQTMADFEDSLKKALELDLPHYSIYALILENKTVFYNLMRQGKLPLPSEDTEADMYALAIDTMSRNGRSQYEISNFALPGYESQHNLTYWKNESYFGFGAGAHGYVDGVRYHNHGPIQQYLAPLRDNSLPIIRQQRLSKNEQMEEEMILGLRTMAGVSQKHFAVKFQTPLLDQYAAVISDLVAEGLLVIDGDRIRLTQRGVFLGNEVFRSFLM, from the coding sequence ATGGCAGCCGCTTATTTGCACATCCCGTTCTGCGAGCACATCTGTTTCTATTGCGATTTCAATAAAGTGTTCTTGGAAGGGCAACCGGTCGATGAATATGTGGATGCTTTGATCAAGGAAATGCAGTTGTCGAAGCAGCTGCACCCTGAAGAAACGATAAGCACGTTCTATATCGGCGGCGGCACACCGACGACACTGAAAGAGCGCCAGCTGGAGAGGTTGTTGAACGGCATCCGCAGCACCTATTCCTTGCCGAAAGGCGCCGAGTTCACGATGGAAGCCAATCCGGAAAGTGTTTCATTCGAGAAACTGAAGATCATGCGTGATTATGGGGTCAACCGTTTGAGCATGGGGGTCCAATCCTTCAATAACGACATCCTAAAAAAAATCGGCCGCATCCACACAGCCGAGCAAGTGTATACCTCCGTGGCCAACGCCCGCAAAGCCGGATTCGAAAACATGACCATCGATCTGATCTTCCGACTGCCGAACCAAACGATGGCCGATTTTGAAGACAGCCTGAAAAAAGCCCTGGAATTGGATTTGCCGCATTACTCGATCTATGCCCTGATCCTTGAGAACAAGACGGTGTTCTATAATTTGATGCGTCAAGGGAAACTGCCGTTGCCTTCAGAAGATACAGAGGCCGATATGTACGCCTTGGCTATCGATACGATGTCAAGGAACGGCAGGAGCCAATACGAAATTTCCAACTTTGCGCTGCCGGGCTATGAATCCCAACACAATCTCACCTATTGGAAAAATGAGTCCTATTTCGGTTTCGGGGCTGGTGCGCACGGCTATGTTGATGGGGTCCGTTACCACAATCATGGGCCGATCCAACAATATCTGGCGCCCTTGCGCGACAATAGCCTGCCGATCATCCGTCAGCAGCGGCTGTCGAAAAATGAACAGATGGAAGAAGAGATGATCCTTGGTCTGCGCACGATGGCAGGCGTCAGCCAAAAACATTTTGCCGTTAAATTTCAGACTCCGCTGTTGGATCAGTATGCTGCCGTCATTTCGGATTTGGTTGCGGAAGGCCTGCTTGTGATCGATGGCGACAGGATCCGTTTGACCCAGAGAGGTGTTTTCCTCGGCAACGAAGTATTCCGTTCTTTCTTGATGTGA
- the grpE gene encoding nucleotide exchange factor GrpE, with protein MDNNEELVDQQQSTVDTTVEEGQETVAKVSEVETLQATLSETEDRLLRLQAELANIQKRNAKERQDAAKYRSQSLAQELLPVMDSLERALAIEVEDEKSLNLKKGLEMVMNLFTEAFAKEGISAIDPIDQPFDPNFHQSIQMQPAAEGQAPDTVVAVVQKGYALKERVLRPAMVIVAE; from the coding sequence GTGGACAATAACGAAGAATTAGTGGACCAACAGCAATCGACCGTTGATACAACGGTGGAAGAGGGCCAAGAAACAGTTGCGAAAGTAAGCGAGGTTGAAACATTGCAAGCAACCTTGTCCGAAACGGAAGACCGCTTATTGCGTCTACAGGCAGAACTTGCCAATATCCAGAAACGCAACGCGAAAGAAAGACAGGATGCGGCGAAATACCGTTCCCAATCATTGGCGCAGGAATTGTTGCCGGTGATGGACAGCCTGGAGCGCGCATTAGCGATTGAGGTGGAAGACGAAAAATCTCTGAACCTGAAGAAAGGTTTGGAAATGGTCATGAACCTGTTCACGGAAGCTTTCGCCAAAGAAGGGATTTCTGCGATCGATCCGATCGATCAGCCTTTCGATCCGAATTTCCACCAATCCATTCAAATGCAGCCGGCTGCTGAAGGGCAAGCGCCTGATACAGTCGTCGCGGTAGTGCAAAAGGGATATGCGCTTAAAGAACGTGTATTAAGACCCGCAATGGTTATTGTGGCAGAATAA
- the ahpC gene encoding alkyl hydroperoxide reductase subunit C, protein MSLIGKEIVEFKANAYHKGEFIEVTSEDLKGKWSIVCFYPADFTFVCPTELEDLQDQYATLQGLGVEVYSVSTDTHFTHKAWHDHSPAIGKIEYTMIGDPSHAISIGFDVLDDEGLAQRGTFIIDPDGIVQAVEINADGIGRDASGLIDKIRAGQYVRTHPGEVCPAKWKEGAETLKPSLDLVGKI, encoded by the coding sequence ATGTCATTAATCGGAAAAGAAATAGTGGAATTTAAAGCGAATGCCTATCACAAAGGTGAATTCATTGAAGTGACATCAGAAGACCTAAAAGGAAAATGGAGCATCGTCTGTTTTTACCCTGCAGATTTCACTTTCGTTTGCCCGACTGAGTTGGAAGATCTTCAGGATCAATATGCAACCTTGCAAGGCCTGGGCGTAGAAGTTTATTCCGTATCGACAGACACACACTTCACGCATAAAGCATGGCACGATCATTCACCAGCCATCGGCAAAATCGAATACACCATGATCGGAGATCCATCGCATGCGATTTCGATCGGGTTTGATGTTTTGGATGATGAAGGCTTGGCACAACGCGGAACGTTCATCATCGATCCGGATGGCATCGTGCAGGCAGTGGAAATCAACGCTGACGGCATCGGCCGTGATGCAAGTGGTTTGATCGATAAAATCCGCGCAGGACAATATGTCCGCACCCATCCAGGCGAAGTTTGCCCTGCGAAATGGAAAGAAGGCGCGGAAACATTGAAACCCAGCTTGGACTTGGTAGGTAAAATTTAA
- the dnaJ gene encoding molecular chaperone DnaJ: MAKRDYYDVLGVSKDATDDEIKKAYRKLSKKFHPDINKEAGAEDKFKELAEAYEVLSDGNKRAAYDQYGHASTDPNFGAGGGYGGGGFGGFSGGFEDIFDSFFGGGGGRGRNPNAPRQGSDLQYRIHLTFEEAIFGKKETIRYKRDEECKTCSGSGAKPGTQPKTCSKCHGSGAVGVERNTPFGRVMTQAVCDVCGGTGKEITDKCTTCHGKGHVETDHSVAVTIPPGVDDGQQMRLNGQGEVGSNGGPYGDLYVVFQVEPSDIFDREGTEIYYTLPISFAQAALGDEIEVPTVHGKVKLKIPAGTQTGTNFRLKGKGAPRLRGTGNGDQHVKVTVVTPKNLNEKQREAIRAFAAAGGDTLVEDEANFFDKVKDAFKNKK; encoded by the coding sequence ATGGCGAAAAGAGATTATTACGATGTCTTGGGTGTGTCGAAGGATGCCACAGACGATGAAATAAAAAAAGCTTACCGGAAACTTTCCAAAAAATTTCACCCGGATATCAATAAAGAAGCGGGTGCAGAAGACAAATTCAAGGAGCTTGCTGAAGCTTATGAAGTCTTGAGCGACGGAAACAAACGCGCGGCCTATGACCAATACGGACATGCCAGCACCGACCCCAACTTTGGGGCGGGCGGCGGTTATGGCGGCGGCGGGTTCGGTGGGTTCTCCGGCGGATTTGAAGACATCTTTGATTCCTTTTTCGGAGGCGGCGGCGGTCGCGGCAGAAATCCGAATGCCCCCCGTCAAGGCTCTGATTTACAATACCGTATCCACCTTACATTTGAAGAAGCGATCTTCGGGAAAAAAGAAACCATCCGTTACAAGCGTGATGAAGAATGTAAAACCTGCAGCGGTTCCGGCGCAAAGCCGGGTACGCAGCCGAAAACGTGTTCGAAATGTCATGGTTCAGGAGCGGTCGGTGTCGAACGGAATACACCTTTCGGCCGCGTAATGACGCAGGCGGTCTGTGATGTCTGCGGCGGAACAGGCAAAGAAATCACGGATAAATGTACAACGTGCCACGGCAAAGGGCATGTTGAAACCGATCATTCTGTGGCAGTCACAATCCCTCCTGGCGTCGACGATGGACAACAGATGCGTTTGAACGGCCAAGGGGAAGTCGGCAGCAATGGCGGCCCTTATGGCGATCTGTACGTTGTTTTCCAAGTGGAACCAAGCGATATTTTCGATCGCGAAGGAACAGAAATCTATTACACGCTTCCGATCAGCTTCGCCCAAGCCGCTTTGGGTGACGAGATTGAAGTGCCTACCGTGCATGGAAAAGTCAAGCTGAAGATTCCTGCCGGCACACAGACGGGCACGAATTTCCGCTTGAAAGGCAAAGGGGCGCCGCGCTTACGCGGAACCGGAAATGGTGATCAGCACGTCAAAGTGACTGTCGTCACACCGAAAAACCTTAACGAGAAACAAAGAGAGGCAATCCGCGCATTCGCAGCAGCAGGCGGCGATACGTTGGTGGAAGATGAAGCCAATTTTTTCGATAAAGTCAAGGACGCCTTCAAAAATAAAAAATAA
- the ribF gene encoding riboflavin biosynthesis protein RibF produces the protein MEIMHIHHPYDQKQMPDEQIVLALGYFDGVHRGHQEVIKRAKEVAEQKKLKLAVMSFNHHPSIVFQKMNPETMQYLSTVNRKAEILESLGVDYFFVISFTSAFASLRPQEFVDQYICGLHAAAVVAGFDYTYGPREIADMKQLVHYAKGRFEVIEVAELKNEAEKISSTHIREALAEGNMEKANEYLGYVYQIEGTVIHGDARGRLLGFPTANIQTEKHTRLPRNGVYIVSIRVNGTWYRGTASIGHNITFEAGRDKTVEVYILDFDKMIYGEDVAVRWHHFIRSEIKFSGVDQLIAQLKSDEADTIAYFQDHPLDEVTL, from the coding sequence ATGGAAATAATGCATATACACCATCCCTATGACCAAAAACAGATGCCTGACGAGCAAATCGTACTGGCGTTGGGATACTTTGACGGCGTCCATAGAGGACATCAAGAAGTGATCAAAAGAGCAAAGGAAGTTGCCGAACAGAAGAAGCTGAAACTGGCCGTCATGAGCTTCAATCATCACCCGAGCATCGTGTTCCAGAAGATGAACCCGGAAACGATGCAGTATTTGTCTACAGTCAACCGCAAAGCCGAAATATTGGAGAGCCTGGGTGTTGATTATTTCTTCGTCATCTCTTTCACATCTGCCTTTGCCTCATTAAGGCCGCAGGAATTCGTCGACCAATACATTTGCGGCTTGCATGCTGCCGCAGTCGTTGCCGGTTTCGATTACACCTATGGCCCTAGAGAAATAGCGGATATGAAACAATTAGTGCATTATGCGAAAGGCCGCTTTGAAGTCATCGAAGTTGCCGAATTGAAGAATGAAGCCGAAAAAATCAGTTCCACGCATATCCGGGAAGCATTAGCCGAAGGAAACATGGAAAAGGCGAATGAATATTTAGGCTATGTCTACCAGATTGAGGGCACGGTCATCCATGGCGATGCGAGGGGCAGATTGCTGGGGTTCCCGACCGCAAATATCCAGACCGAAAAACACACACGCTTGCCAAGGAACGGCGTCTACATCGTAAGCATCAGGGTGAACGGAACCTGGTACCGCGGCACGGCTTCGATCGGGCACAACATCACTTTTGAAGCTGGTCGCGACAAGACTGTTGAAGTTTATATATTGGACTTCGACAAAATGATTTACGGCGAGGACGTAGCCGTCAGATGGCACCATTTTATCCGCAGCGAGATCAAATTTTCGGGCGTCGATCAGCTGATTGCGCAGCTGAAAAGCGATGAAGCGGACACGATTGCCTATTTTCAGGATCACCCCTTGGATGAGGTGACACTCTAA
- the lepA gene encoding translation elongation factor 4 has translation MNLEEMKQRQKKIRNFSIIAHIDHGKSTLADRILQMTDTVADRDMQAQLLDSMDLERERGITIKLNAVELTYRANDGEDYIFHLIDTPGHVDFTYEVSRSLAACEGAILVVDAAQGVEAQTLANVYLALDNNLEIVPVINKIDLPAADPERVRAEVEDVIGIDASDAVLASAKIGLGIPELLEQIVTKVPAPEGDLEAPLQALVFDSVYDPYRGVVLNIRIKNGVVRPGDMIRFMANGKEYEVIEVGIFSPKPIKRDFLMVGDVGYLTAGIKTIQDTQVGDTVTLANNPASEALAGYRKMNPMVYCGIYPVDASDFNDLREALEKLQLNDASLQFEAESSQALGFGFRTGFLGMLHMDVIQERIEREFDLDIITTAPSVIYRVNKTDGEFLEIDNPSEMPDATTIESVEEPYVKASIMVPNDYVGAVMDIAQKKRGTFVTMDYLDDFRVNVVYEMPLAEIIFDFFDRLKSSTKGYASLDYELIGYRPSKLVKMDILLNGEAVDALSLIVHRDFAYARGKIITEKLRGLIPRQQFEVPIQATIGNKILARTTIKALRKNVLAKCYGGDISRKRKLLDKQKEGKKRMKQVGSVEVPQEAFMAVLKMEED, from the coding sequence ATGAACTTAGAAGAGATGAAGCAACGACAAAAAAAGATCAGAAATTTTTCCATCATTGCCCATATTGATCATGGGAAATCCACATTGGCGGACAGAATTCTCCAAATGACTGATACAGTCGCCGATCGTGACATGCAGGCACAATTATTGGATTCCATGGACCTCGAAAGAGAACGGGGCATCACCATAAAACTAAACGCCGTCGAATTGACTTACAGGGCCAATGACGGAGAAGATTATATCTTCCATCTGATCGACACACCGGGACACGTCGACTTTACGTATGAAGTATCCCGCAGTTTGGCAGCCTGTGAAGGGGCTATCCTGGTAGTGGATGCGGCGCAAGGGGTCGAAGCACAAACCCTCGCCAACGTTTATTTGGCTTTGGACAACAACCTGGAAATCGTGCCTGTCATCAACAAAATCGATTTGCCTGCCGCAGATCCTGAACGTGTAAGGGCTGAGGTAGAGGATGTAATCGGGATCGATGCCAGCGATGCGGTTTTGGCGAGCGCAAAAATCGGCTTGGGTATCCCTGAGCTGCTGGAACAGATTGTTACAAAAGTCCCGGCTCCGGAAGGCGACTTGGAAGCACCTTTGCAAGCCTTGGTTTTTGACTCGGTCTATGACCCATATCGGGGTGTCGTACTGAATATCCGGATCAAAAACGGTGTGGTCCGCCCGGGCGACATGATCAGATTCATGGCTAACGGAAAAGAGTACGAAGTCATTGAAGTAGGGATTTTCTCGCCGAAGCCGATCAAACGCGACTTTTTAATGGTCGGTGACGTCGGTTATCTGACTGCGGGCATCAAAACGATCCAGGATACACAGGTCGGTGACACGGTCACGTTGGCGAACAATCCTGCCAGCGAAGCCCTGGCCGGCTACCGCAAAATGAACCCGATGGTATACTGCGGCATTTACCCAGTTGATGCATCGGACTTCAATGACTTGCGTGAAGCTTTGGAAAAACTGCAATTGAACGATGCTTCCCTGCAGTTCGAGGCGGAATCTTCGCAAGCGCTCGGTTTCGGTTTCCGTACCGGATTTTTGGGCATGCTGCATATGGACGTCATCCAGGAACGGATCGAGCGCGAATTCGATCTTGATATCATCACGACAGCGCCATCTGTAATTTATCGCGTCAACAAGACCGATGGCGAATTTTTGGAAATCGACAACCCTTCGGAAATGCCCGATGCGACTACGATCGAAAGCGTCGAAGAACCATATGTCAAAGCGAGCATCATGGTGCCTAACGATTATGTCGGCGCCGTCATGGATATCGCCCAGAAGAAACGCGGCACTTTCGTTACGATGGATTATTTGGATGATTTCCGCGTCAACGTCGTCTATGAAATGCCCCTGGCGGAGATCATCTTTGATTTCTTCGACAGATTGAAATCAAGCACGAAGGGATATGCTTCCCTTGACTATGAATTGATCGGCTACCGTCCAAGCAAACTGGTCAAGATGGATATCCTCTTGAACGGTGAAGCGGTCGATGCCTTGAGTTTGATTGTGCATCGCGATTTCGCCTATGCCCGCGGGAAGATCATCACAGAAAAACTGCGCGGATTGATCCCGCGCCAACAGTTCGAAGTTCCGATCCAAGCGACGATCGGCAACAAAATCCTGGCAAGGACAACCATCAAAGCTTTGCGCAAAAACGTACTGGCTAAATGTTACGGCGGGGATATTTCCCGTAAGCGCAAATTGCTCGATAAACAAAAGGAAGGCAAGAAGCGCATGAAGCAAGTCGGATCCGTCGAGGTCCCTCAAGAAGCCTTCATGGCCGTGCTGAAGATGGAAGAGGACTAA
- the hrcA gene encoding heat-inducible transcriptional repressor HrcA, translating into MLTERQLLILDLIVRHYIEFEEPIGSKTLLKESSLPLSSATIRNEMMRIEELGFLEKMHSSSGRIPSIQGYRYYVDQLLGKESEEVADEVKQMIKHGFQNPYREVQQVVEKSAEMLSFLTNYTALAIGPETKDSRLTGFRLVALNEGHVMAILVTDKGHVENQIFSVSSGFSATEMEKIVNIFNQELVGRTLQEVFVKLQTDIPVIIRKYVDAKIDFTAIFNDIVAKLEHDRFHVGGSMNLLNHLDATMDKNKVKAILSMLNGSPDIHALFSNPNDGVGVKIGTELNNELLHNFSLITATYDTAGNGKGLIALLGPTNMPYQKMISIMKFMRYELSDSLNDLNK; encoded by the coding sequence TTGTTAACAGAAAGACAGTTGCTAATTTTGGATTTAATTGTCAGGCATTACATTGAATTCGAGGAGCCGATCGGTTCGAAGACGCTCCTCAAGGAATCTTCCTTACCTTTAAGTTCCGCAACGATCCGCAACGAAATGATGCGGATTGAAGAACTGGGCTTTCTGGAAAAGATGCATTCTTCATCCGGCAGGATACCTTCCATCCAAGGCTACCGTTACTATGTCGATCAACTTTTAGGCAAAGAAAGCGAAGAAGTCGCTGACGAGGTCAAACAAATGATCAAGCACGGTTTTCAGAATCCGTACCGTGAAGTGCAGCAGGTCGTCGAAAAGTCAGCTGAAATGCTTTCCTTCCTGACGAATTACACTGCTTTGGCGATCGGGCCTGAAACAAAGGACAGCCGATTGACGGGCTTCCGACTTGTCGCGCTCAATGAAGGCCATGTGATGGCGATATTGGTGACTGATAAAGGACATGTGGAAAATCAGATTTTTTCTGTTTCGTCAGGCTTCTCAGCCACTGAGATGGAAAAAATCGTCAACATCTTCAATCAGGAACTGGTCGGCCGCACGCTGCAGGAAGTATTCGTCAAACTGCAAACGGACATTCCGGTGATTATCCGGAAGTACGTCGATGCAAAAATCGATTTCACAGCGATCTTCAATGACATCGTGGCGAAGTTGGAGCATGACCGCTTCCATGTAGGCGGCAGCATGAACCTGCTGAACCATTTGGATGCGACGATGGACAAGAATAAAGTCAAAGCCATTTTAAGCATGCTGAATGGGTCTCCGGACATACATGCGCTTTTTTCAAACCCCAACGATGGCGTCGGCGTCAAGATCGGAACGGAATTGAACAATGAGCTGTTGCATAATTTTAGCCTGATTACGGCTACCTATGACACGGCCGGCAACGGTAAAGGCCTGATCGCATTACTGGGGCCAACCAATATGCCTTACCAAAAAATGATCAGCATCATGAAATTTATGCGCTATGAACTTTCTGATAGCTTGAATGATCTGAACAAATAA
- a CDS encoding phosphoenolpyruvate carboxykinase (ATP) translates to MATIESFNRSELKKSNPLLTKFRTTVETAFYGKNMQEVTDMTEAYELALNAAGVIVTDLPVLHTKELGLPDDAKVLVENGGRIIGRTARARRIVGENKEEDELLEGIIRDVIYKNRLRHYYKATGYVGLDKDFIIKAHIAFPEGNENNLYSWLLNFQWNSPEYQEMFAQSKLYNEGDIYIYTDPDWRHPDYPLGVAIFEPDRNVACILGMQYFGEFKKGTLTLAWGTGHRNGFVACHGGQKHFRLHDGGSYVASFFGLSGSGKSTLTHSKHDNKYEVKVLHDDAFLIDLTDGSSIALEPSYFDKTQDYPADHPEQDYFVTVQNVGVTKDNDGKIVLVTEDIRNGNGRTVKSRYATPNRVDKFEEPINAVYWIMKDDALPPLVKVDDAVLAATFGTTLATKRTTAETLKKGESADKLVIEPFANPFRVYPLAEDYDGFKELLAHEDVDCYIINTGFFMGKKIPKEVSLGVIESVVEGTASFKPFGDAPHLSYLPVEGFNPDFEDKSYTRLVRKRMQLREDFLEEFNAANPSVLLPDESIQSLQNIIDAF, encoded by the coding sequence ATGGCTACTATAGAATCGTTCAACAGATCCGAATTAAAGAAGTCCAACCCTTTGCTTACGAAATTCCGGACAACGGTCGAAACAGCTTTTTATGGCAAAAACATGCAGGAAGTCACGGACATGACGGAAGCCTATGAACTCGCTCTGAACGCTGCAGGAGTGATCGTGACCGATCTGCCTGTTCTCCATACAAAAGAATTGGGATTGCCGGATGATGCAAAAGTCCTCGTCGAAAACGGCGGGAGAATCATCGGCCGCACTGCCCGCGCCAGACGTATCGTCGGCGAGAACAAAGAAGAAGACGAACTCCTTGAAGGCATCATCCGGGATGTCATTTATAAAAACAGACTTCGCCACTACTATAAAGCGACGGGGTATGTGGGCCTGGATAAAGATTTCATCATCAAGGCGCATATCGCCTTTCCCGAAGGAAACGAAAACAATCTCTATTCCTGGCTATTGAACTTCCAGTGGAACAGCCCGGAATATCAGGAAATGTTCGCGCAGTCGAAGCTGTACAATGAAGGCGATATCTACATCTATACGGATCCCGACTGGCGCCATCCGGATTATCCGCTGGGTGTGGCTATCTTCGAGCCCGACAGAAACGTTGCCTGCATCCTGGGAATGCAATATTTCGGTGAGTTCAAAAAAGGCACACTGACGCTTGCTTGGGGGACCGGTCATCGGAATGGCTTCGTTGCTTGCCATGGCGGGCAAAAACACTTCCGCCTGCATGATGGCGGTTCGTATGTTGCTTCCTTCTTCGGGCTTTCGGGGTCAGGCAAATCGACTTTGACCCATTCCAAACATGACAACAAATATGAAGTGAAAGTGCTGCATGACGACGCCTTCCTGATCGATTTGACGGATGGCTCCTCCATCGCTTTGGAACCTTCCTATTTCGACAAGACCCAGGATTATCCCGCCGATCACCCCGAACAGGACTATTTCGTGACTGTCCAGAATGTGGGAGTGACCAAGGATAACGACGGCAAAATTGTGCTGGTGACCGAAGATATCCGAAACGGCAACGGACGTACGGTCAAATCACGCTATGCCACTCCGAACCGCGTGGATAAGTTCGAAGAGCCGATCAATGCTGTCTATTGGATCATGAAGGATGATGCCTTGCCGCCTCTGGTCAAAGTGGATGATGCGGTCCTGGCAGCAACTTTCGGCACGACATTGGCTACGAAACGGACGACTGCGGAAACACTGAAGAAAGGCGAGTCTGCCGATAAATTGGTCATCGAACCATTCGCCAATCCTTTCCGGGTCTATCCGCTAGCGGAGGATTATGACGGCTTCAAAGAGTTGCTGGCTCATGAAGACGTAGACTGCTACATCATCAATACTGGATTTTTCATGGGCAAAAAAATACCGAAGGAAGTGTCTTTGGGTGTCATCGAAAGTGTCGTTGAAGGGACTGCATCATTCAAGCCATTCGGTGACGCGCCGCATCTCAGCTATCTGCCGGTTGAAGGATTCAATCCCGATTTTGAAGACAAAAGCTATACGAGGTTAGTGAGAAAACGCATGCAGCTGCGGGAAGATTTCTTGGAAGAATTCAATGCTGCCAATCCGAGTGTGCTGCTGCCTGATGAATCCATCCAATCATTGCAAAATATCATTGATGCTTTTTAA